A genomic window from Pseudomonadota bacterium includes:
- a CDS encoding TatD family hydrolase, whose amino-acid sequence MNLFDSHAHLDLADGEAEARAQIDRATAAGLTGIVAIAGATRVGDYAPTLALASGDPRIFAAVGVHPHAASEASDRVLDGVRRGLDHGRVVALGEIGLDYHYNRSAPQEQRRAFVRQIRIARDARMPIVIHTREADGDTLAILRDEGAEEIGGVVHCFSSGEELARGTLTLGLYLSFSGIVTFPNADPVRAVAVSTPVDRIMAETDAPFLSPVPFRGRANEPARVLHVVEKLAQLRGVEAEEMAETTAANARRCFRLDDLER is encoded by the coding sequence ATGAACCTCTTCGACTCCCACGCCCACCTCGACCTGGCCGACGGCGAGGCCGAGGCGCGGGCCCAGATCGATCGCGCCACCGCCGCCGGGTTGACCGGGATCGTCGCCATCGCAGGCGCGACGCGTGTCGGCGACTACGCCCCGACCCTCGCCCTGGCCTCGGGGGATCCGCGGATCTTCGCGGCGGTCGGCGTGCATCCGCACGCGGCGTCGGAGGCGTCGGATCGGGTCCTCGACGGCGTGCGCCGCGGGCTCGATCACGGCCGCGTCGTCGCGCTCGGCGAGATCGGGCTCGACTACCACTACAACCGTTCCGCGCCTCAGGAGCAGCGCCGGGCGTTCGTCCGCCAGATCCGGATCGCCCGCGACGCGCGGATGCCCATCGTGATCCACACGCGGGAGGCGGACGGGGACACGCTCGCGATCCTGCGGGACGAGGGCGCGGAGGAGATCGGCGGCGTCGTGCACTGCTTCTCGTCGGGCGAGGAGCTCGCCCGAGGCACCCTCACCCTGGGCCTCTATTTGTCTTTCTCCGGGATCGTTACCTTCCCCAACGCGGACCCGGTGCGCGCCGTGGCGGTCTCGACGCCGGTCGATCGGATCATGGCCGAGACCGACGCGCCGTTCCTCTCGCCCGTCCCGTTCCGCGGCAGGGCCAACGAGCCGGCGCGCGTGCTGCACGTCGTGGAGAAGCTCGCACAGCTGCGCGGCGTCGAGGCCGAGGAGATGGCCGAGACGACCGCCGCGAACGCGCGGCGCTGCTTCCGGCTGGACGATCTCGAGCGCTAG
- a CDS encoding HEAT repeat domain-containing protein codes for MILAIFGLPMQLPRIEAALRDAGSASIEARWVAAMALARADGPDRERAVTALASLAGDPNEDVRAQAIEGLASHARSGGAAASAGAEGWTADPSDLVRCAALSNAEAFSLDADALAARMLADESPAVRATAARVLGLRGNGAAADAIAGLLGDPTRDVRQEAALALSRLGDARGTAVTVEMLGGGGEGAEEAAEALGRSGRAIASDALLEVVARRFAPAELKAVAAAALARSGEEAGRRALVRMLGSWRRQMRFAAVHAIAMLPSRGLAACVASRFGAADALEASILVQTLAAIGEELPDESLAAMRGAMGNRALAPEIAEELEEAVRSLGAEAG; via the coding sequence ATGATCCTCGCGATCTTCGGCCTGCCCATGCAGCTGCCGCGGATCGAGGCCGCGTTGCGGGACGCCGGGAGCGCGTCGATCGAGGCGCGCTGGGTCGCCGCGATGGCGCTCGCGCGGGCGGACGGGCCGGATCGGGAGCGGGCGGTCACGGCGCTCGCGTCGCTCGCGGGAGACCCCAACGAGGACGTCCGCGCGCAGGCGATCGAGGGGCTGGCGAGCCACGCGCGATCGGGCGGTGCCGCGGCGTCCGCCGGCGCCGAGGGGTGGACCGCGGATCCCTCTGATCTCGTGCGGTGCGCGGCGCTCAGCAACGCCGAAGCGTTCTCGCTCGATGCCGACGCGCTCGCCGCGCGGATGCTCGCCGACGAGTCACCGGCCGTGCGGGCCACCGCGGCGCGCGTCCTCGGCCTCCGGGGGAACGGCGCCGCCGCCGACGCCATCGCGGGGCTGCTCGGCGATCCGACGCGGGACGTGCGGCAGGAGGCGGCGCTCGCGCTCTCGCGGTTGGGCGATGCGCGCGGGACCGCGGTCACGGTGGAGATGCTCGGAGGAGGCGGCGAGGGCGCCGAGGAGGCGGCGGAGGCGCTGGGCCGGTCGGGGAGGGCGATCGCTTCGGACGCGCTGCTGGAGGTCGTCGCGAGGCGCTTCGCACCGGCGGAGCTGAAGGCGGTGGCCGCCGCCGCGCTCGCCCGCTCCGGCGAGGAGGCGGGGCGCAGGGCGCTCGTTCGGATGCTCGGCTCTTGGCGACGGCAGATGCGGTTCGCCGCGGTCCACGCGATCGCGATGCTCCCCTCCAGGGGGCTCGCGGCGTGCGTGGCGTCGCGGTTCGGGGCCGCCGACGCGCTCGAGGCGTCGATCCTCGTGCAGACCCTCGCGGCGATCGGCGAGGAGCTGCCGGACGAGTCGCTCGCGGCGATGCGCGGCGCCATGGGGAACAGGGCGCTGGCGCCCGAGATCGCGGAGGAGCTCGAGGAGGCGGTCCGCTCCCTCGGCGCGGAGGCGGGATGA